The Amycolatopsis sp. DG1A-15b genome window below encodes:
- a CDS encoding TetR/AcrR family transcriptional regulator, protein MASSPSARPPGRPRAGVHAAVFAATLSTVDELGYAKATVERIAAAAGVAKTTIYRRWPSKGELIVDCLLDAFGPAPLAGGSRAETLTAVIRWAAAKIGEPGVGDAFAGVFSDAVSDPALRVVLSSRLQDPYRLALQDALGEPESRVLFFVDVVVGALLHRMGMTGEPMVDADVTALAEMVVAHFRQA, encoded by the coding sequence ATGGCTTCGTCCCCCTCCGCCCGGCCGCCGGGCCGGCCCCGCGCCGGCGTCCACGCCGCGGTGTTCGCCGCGACGCTGAGCACGGTCGACGAGCTCGGCTACGCGAAGGCCACCGTCGAGCGCATCGCCGCGGCGGCCGGCGTCGCGAAGACGACGATCTACCGGCGCTGGCCGTCGAAGGGCGAGCTGATCGTGGACTGCCTCCTGGACGCGTTCGGCCCGGCGCCGCTGGCCGGGGGGAGCCGGGCGGAAACCTTGACCGCGGTCATCCGCTGGGCGGCGGCGAAGATCGGCGAACCCGGGGTGGGCGACGCGTTCGCCGGCGTGTTCAGCGACGCCGTCAGCGATCCGGCGCTGCGCGTGGTCCTGTCCTCGCGGCTGCAGGATCCGTACCGGCTCGCGCTCCAGGACGCCCTCGGCGAACCGGAGAGCCGGGTGCTGTTCTTCGTCGACGTCGTGGTCGGCGCGCTGCTGCACCGGATGGGCATGACCGGCGAGCCGATGGTCGACGCCGACGTCACGGCGCTGGCCGAGATGGTGGTGGCGCACTTCCGGCAGGCGTGA
- a CDS encoding DoxX family protein: MNTAHLIVTIAAAAWVGFSAVSMFTRAKWVVEPITEYGVPRSWWNLLGTAKAAGAAGLLAGLFWPPIGIAAAIGLVLYFSGALVTVAKARAYTHLAFPVLYLAPVVASLALLP, translated from the coding sequence ATGAACACCGCTCACCTGATCGTCACCATCGCCGCCGCGGCCTGGGTCGGCTTCTCGGCCGTCTCGATGTTCACCCGCGCCAAGTGGGTCGTCGAGCCGATCACCGAGTACGGCGTGCCCCGCTCGTGGTGGAACCTGCTCGGCACGGCCAAGGCGGCCGGCGCGGCGGGGCTGCTCGCCGGGCTCTTCTGGCCGCCGATCGGCATCGCGGCGGCGATCGGCCTGGTGCTGTACTTCAGCGGCGCGCTGGTCACCGTGGCCAAGGCACGGGCGTACACGCACCTGGCGTTCCCGGTGCTCTACCTCGCGCCGGTGGTCGCTTCGCTGGCTCTGCTGCCCTGA
- a CDS encoding alpha/beta hydrolase yields the protein MVTETDLVLPGGRTLHVYDTGGPARRTVFWHHGTPNTGAPPGPLLPLAAELGVRFVSFDRPGYRTSTPVPGRTVGNAAECVAAVADALGIGEFALMGHSGGSSHALACAALLPDRVLAVASLAAVAPFDAGGLDWFGGMAAASAASLRAATEGRAAKEQHEAAAEFDPEVFTEADLAVLNGSWSWLDEVVRAALADGPGGLIDDDLAYVAPWGGDPARITAPVLLVHGERDRMIPATHSAWLAGRCPHAEYRPVPGEGHLSVLCHAADALTWLADQGSRASEATTGAR from the coding sequence ATGGTCACCGAGACCGATCTGGTCCTCCCCGGCGGACGCACCCTGCACGTCTACGACACCGGCGGCCCCGCACGGCGCACCGTGTTCTGGCACCACGGGACCCCCAACACCGGGGCGCCGCCCGGGCCGCTGCTGCCCTTGGCCGCGGAACTCGGGGTCCGGTTCGTGTCCTTCGACCGGCCGGGCTACCGCACCTCGACTCCGGTGCCCGGACGCACCGTCGGGAACGCGGCCGAGTGCGTCGCCGCCGTTGCCGATGCCCTCGGGATCGGCGAGTTCGCCCTGATGGGGCACTCCGGCGGCAGCTCGCACGCCCTCGCCTGTGCCGCCCTGCTGCCGGATCGGGTCCTCGCCGTGGCGAGCCTGGCCGCCGTCGCGCCGTTCGATGCCGGCGGGCTCGACTGGTTCGGGGGCATGGCCGCCGCGAGTGCCGCCTCGCTCCGGGCCGCCACCGAAGGACGGGCCGCCAAGGAGCAGCACGAAGCCGCCGCCGAGTTCGATCCGGAGGTCTTCACCGAGGCCGACCTGGCCGTGCTCAACGGGTCGTGGTCGTGGCTGGACGAGGTCGTCCGCGCGGCGCTGGCGGACGGGCCCGGCGGGCTGATCGACGACGACCTCGCCTACGTCGCGCCGTGGGGCGGCGACCCCGCGCGGATCACCGCGCCCGTCCTCCTCGTGCACGGCGAGCGGGACCGGATGATCCCCGCCACGCACAGCGCGTGGCTCGCCGGGCGGTGCCCGCACGCCGAGTACCGGCCCGTGCCCGGCGAGGGCCACCTGTCCGTGCTGTGCCACGCCGCCGACGCGCTCACCTGGCTCGCCGATCAGGGCAGCAGAGCCAGCGAAGCGACCACCGGCGCGAGGTAG
- a CDS encoding alpha/beta hydrolase-fold protein — protein MLPWDGELAGRLDRHTVTSELLRENPLGDPHERPLWVYVPPGYDDGDERYPAVYVIQGYTGHLAMWANRTPFRQPFVETADAVFAGGAPGCVVVYVDAWTAYGGSQFVDSPGTGRYHSYLCDEIVPWVDEHYRTLPDRESRAIAGKSSGGFGAMITPMVRPDLFGALATHAGDSLYELSYVPDFGKAVRALRAYDQDIQAWWADFRSRPAFTKPEDAILLTVLGVSACFSAREDGTPELPFDPLTGALRPEQWRRWLDWDPVRMVAGHAEAVRSLRAAWIDAGTSDEYFLDLGAEAFRAEVAAVGLPDHRVHFELFDAGHGGIDYRYPLSLAWLAPRLAR, from the coding sequence ATGCTCCCCTGGGACGGCGAACTCGCCGGCCGGCTCGACCGGCACACCGTGACTTCCGAGCTGCTGCGCGAGAATCCGCTCGGCGACCCGCACGAGCGGCCGCTGTGGGTGTACGTCCCGCCCGGCTACGACGACGGTGACGAGCGGTACCCGGCGGTGTACGTCATCCAGGGCTACACCGGGCACCTGGCGATGTGGGCCAACCGGACGCCGTTCCGGCAGCCGTTCGTGGAGACGGCCGACGCGGTCTTCGCGGGCGGCGCGCCGGGCTGCGTCGTGGTGTACGTCGACGCGTGGACCGCTTACGGCGGCTCGCAGTTCGTCGATTCGCCGGGTACCGGCCGCTACCACTCCTACCTGTGCGACGAGATCGTGCCGTGGGTCGACGAGCACTACCGGACCCTCCCCGACCGCGAATCGCGTGCGATCGCGGGCAAGTCGTCGGGCGGGTTCGGCGCGATGATCACGCCGATGGTGCGGCCTGACCTGTTCGGCGCGCTGGCGACGCACGCGGGCGACTCGCTGTACGAGCTGAGCTACGTCCCCGACTTCGGGAAGGCGGTCCGCGCGCTGCGCGCTTACGACCAGGACATCCAGGCGTGGTGGGCGGACTTCCGGAGCCGCCCGGCGTTCACCAAGCCCGAAGACGCGATCCTGCTGACGGTGCTCGGCGTTTCGGCGTGCTTCTCGGCACGCGAAGACGGGACGCCGGAGCTGCCGTTCGACCCGCTGACCGGCGCGCTGCGACCGGAGCAGTGGCGGCGCTGGCTGGACTGGGACCCGGTCCGGATGGTGGCGGGCCACGCGGAAGCGGTCCGCTCGCTGCGCGCGGCGTGGATCGACGCGGGCACGAGCGACGAGTACTTCCTCGACCTCGGCGCGGAGGCGTTCCGGGCGGAGGTGGCCGCGGTGGGCCTGCCGGACCACCGCGTCCACTTCGAGCTGTTCGACGCCGGCCACGGCGGGATCGACTACCGGTACCCGCTTTCGCTGGCCTGGCTGGCGCCGCGGCTGGCCCGCTGA
- a CDS encoding DUF6529 family protein: MAAPAAGHRAAVALVVPLVAGAAVSVALGVYGSLHTPTGVAVNVAGFSGPQAVKAWLATVVVVLALVQLGSALAMYGKFGGDAPAWVAPVHRWSGRLAFLVSIPVAMHCLYALGFQSFDTRVLLHSLLGCFFYGVFVAKMLLLREDGAPAWSLPLVGGLAFTALVGLWLSASLWFFTRSGLTF; encoded by the coding sequence ATGGCCGCCCCGGCAGCGGGTCACCGCGCCGCGGTCGCGCTCGTGGTGCCGCTGGTGGCCGGCGCCGCCGTCTCGGTGGCGCTCGGTGTCTACGGCAGCCTGCACACACCGACCGGTGTCGCGGTGAACGTCGCGGGCTTCTCCGGCCCGCAGGCGGTGAAGGCGTGGCTCGCCACGGTCGTCGTCGTGCTCGCCCTCGTCCAGCTCGGCTCGGCACTGGCGATGTACGGGAAGTTCGGCGGCGACGCGCCCGCGTGGGTCGCGCCGGTGCACCGGTGGTCGGGGCGGCTGGCCTTCCTCGTGTCGATCCCGGTGGCGATGCACTGCCTCTACGCACTCGGGTTCCAGTCGTTCGACACCCGCGTCCTCCTGCACTCCCTGCTCGGCTGCTTCTTCTACGGTGTGTTCGTCGCGAAGATGCTCCTGCTGCGCGAGGACGGCGCACCCGCGTGGTCGCTCCCGCTGGTGGGCGGCCTGGCCTTCACCGCCCTCGTCGGGCTCTGGCTGAGCGCGTCGCTGTGGTTCTTCACCCGGTCCGGCTTGACCTTCTAG
- a CDS encoding Rieske 2Fe-2S domain-containing protein, producing MRDDETDPVLGRRTALAVFGAGLAAGCSTYGSGSGGTSAAPPPAGPGTELGASGDVPVGGGKVFPDKGVVVTQPAAGTFAAFSAICTHQGCTVDAVAEGTINCPCHGSKFSIADGAVANGPASKPLEKKPITVADGKITLSPA from the coding sequence GTGCGCGACGACGAGACGGACCCGGTGCTGGGGCGCCGGACGGCACTCGCGGTCTTCGGTGCCGGGCTGGCGGCCGGCTGCAGCACCTACGGCAGCGGTTCGGGTGGGACGTCGGCGGCCCCGCCGCCCGCGGGGCCCGGCACGGAACTCGGCGCGTCCGGCGACGTGCCGGTCGGCGGCGGCAAGGTGTTCCCGGACAAGGGGGTGGTGGTGACGCAGCCGGCGGCGGGGACCTTCGCGGCCTTCTCGGCGATCTGCACCCACCAGGGCTGCACGGTCGACGCCGTCGCCGAGGGCACCATCAACTGCCCGTGCCACGGCAGCAAGTTCTCGATCGCCGACGGTGCGGTGGCGAACGGCCCGGCGTCGAAGCCCTTGGAGAAGAAGCCGATCACGGTCGCGGACGGCAAGATCACGTTGTCCCCGGCGTAG
- a CDS encoding DUF3800 domain-containing protein — MRPVEIACDESGSEGENLLGGETDVFAHAGVRLTPAEAAACIREIRARIGSPAEEYKANHLLRAKHRAVLEWLLAPDGPLAGRGHVHLTDKAFFAVRAAVGLLAEDGTDAMARTLHRTGPAAFGAARWQFALTAFTSVLRLKPRRGVTTSPREFFALVDELAAVPGEAGEIVGLFRGGGERVAAYRARLASDPSLVPVLDPLVPAVIHTVRHWSTGDTPVAVIHDEQLALTAERVLQLKATLGPRLADVRFVDSRSDARVQIADFLAGVARRIASDQLNGRGDPRLTTLLKSFTDADSVWDGPVG; from the coding sequence GTGCGCCCGGTCGAGATCGCCTGCGACGAGTCGGGCTCCGAGGGCGAGAACCTCCTCGGCGGCGAGACGGACGTCTTCGCCCACGCCGGCGTGCGGCTGACGCCGGCCGAGGCGGCCGCCTGCATCCGGGAGATCCGTGCCCGCATCGGCTCGCCCGCGGAGGAGTACAAGGCGAACCACCTGCTCCGCGCCAAGCACCGCGCGGTGCTCGAGTGGCTGCTCGCCCCGGACGGCCCGCTCGCCGGCCGCGGGCACGTGCACCTGACCGACAAGGCGTTCTTCGCCGTGCGGGCCGCGGTCGGCCTGCTGGCCGAAGACGGCACGGACGCGATGGCCCGCACCCTCCACCGCACGGGCCCGGCGGCCTTCGGCGCCGCCCGCTGGCAGTTCGCTTTGACCGCGTTCACCAGCGTGCTGCGGCTGAAGCCCCGGCGCGGCGTGACGACGTCGCCGCGGGAGTTCTTCGCGCTGGTGGACGAACTCGCCGCCGTCCCGGGGGAAGCAGGCGAGATCGTCGGCCTGTTCCGCGGTGGCGGCGAGCGGGTGGCCGCCTACCGGGCCCGGCTGGCGAGCGACCCGAGCTTGGTGCCGGTGCTGGATCCGCTGGTGCCCGCGGTGATCCACACGGTCCGGCACTGGAGCACCGGCGACACCCCGGTCGCGGTGATCCACGACGAGCAGCTGGCCCTCACCGCCGAGCGCGTGCTGCAGCTCAAGGCCACCCTCGGCCCCCGCTTGGCGGACGTGCGCTTCGTCGACTCCCGCTCCGACGCCCGGGTCCAGATCGCCGACTTCCTGGCCGGAGTCGCCCGCCGCATCGCCTCCGACCAGCTGAACGGCCGCGGGGATCCCCGGTTGACCACGCTGCTGAAGTCCTTTACGGACGCGGACTCGGTCTGGGACGGGCCGGTCGGCTGA
- a CDS encoding NAD-dependent protein deacetylase, with the protein MRTRPTLSWTSADAPLPRTSSLDELIGVVARGRVAVLSGAGLSTESGIPDYRGESGSLRRHTPMTYDEFVTSAEGRQRYWARSHLGWRTIARADPNDGHRAVTTLRDGGYVSGVITQNVDGLHQAAGTADAVELHGSLDRVVCLDCRRTSPRAELDRRLRAANPGFTGAATRINPDGDVELPADVVRGFRTVPCAACAGVLKPDVVFFGENVPRPRVEQCYRLVDDSEALLVLGSSLTVMSGLRFVRHAANAGKPVVIVNRGETRGDRYASVRVDRPLGPALTELVSRLGEDRGRTG; encoded by the coding sequence GTGCGGACCCGGCCCACCCTCTCCTGGACGTCGGCGGACGCGCCGCTGCCGCGGACGTCCAGCCTCGACGAGCTGATCGGCGTCGTCGCACGGGGGCGCGTCGCCGTGCTCAGCGGGGCCGGGCTGTCCACCGAATCCGGGATCCCCGACTACCGCGGGGAAAGCGGCAGCCTGCGTCGGCACACGCCGATGACCTACGACGAGTTCGTGACCAGCGCCGAAGGGCGGCAGCGGTATTGGGCGCGCAGCCACCTCGGCTGGCGCACGATCGCCCGCGCCGACCCCAACGACGGCCACCGCGCCGTCACCACCCTGCGCGACGGCGGCTACGTCTCCGGCGTCATCACCCAGAACGTCGACGGCCTGCACCAGGCGGCCGGCACCGCCGACGCCGTCGAACTGCACGGCAGCCTGGACCGCGTCGTCTGCCTGGACTGCCGCCGCACCAGCCCGCGCGCGGAGCTCGACCGGCGGCTGCGGGCCGCCAACCCCGGCTTCACCGGCGCGGCCACCCGGATCAACCCCGACGGCGACGTCGAGCTGCCCGCCGACGTCGTGCGCGGCTTCCGGACGGTCCCGTGCGCGGCCTGCGCGGGTGTCCTCAAACCGGACGTCGTGTTCTTCGGCGAGAACGTGCCGCGGCCGCGGGTCGAGCAGTGCTACCGGCTGGTCGACGATTCCGAGGCCCTGCTGGTCCTCGGCTCGTCCCTGACCGTGATGTCCGGGCTCCGGTTCGTCCGCCACGCGGCGAACGCCGGCAAGCCGGTCGTGATCGTCAACCGCGGCGAGACCCGCGGTGACCGCTACGCCTCGGTGCGGGTCGACCGGCCGCTCGGGCCCGCGCTGACCGAGCTGGTCAGCCGGCTGGGCGAGGATCGCGGCCGAACCGGGTGA
- a CDS encoding TIGR03086 family metal-binding protein, whose protein sequence is MLLDRFLLASRGFEHHLRTVPPDGWDAPTPCTEWDVRALVNHMTRGNLNYVGLLRGATREEFLALRDADALGGDPVAAFTGSVRACAAAFAEEGALDRVVDYPLGKLTGRRALAVRTTDSTVHTWDLARALGADETLDPGLVAWIDEDHDAIFGGLALGPRFFAGPPPAAPGASRQDRLLTRFGRDPRPAG, encoded by the coding sequence ATGCTCCTCGACCGCTTCCTCCTCGCCTCCCGGGGTTTCGAGCACCACCTCCGGACCGTGCCGCCGGACGGCTGGGACGCGCCGACGCCGTGCACCGAATGGGACGTGCGGGCGCTGGTCAACCACATGACCCGCGGCAACCTCAACTACGTCGGTCTCCTGCGCGGAGCGACCCGGGAGGAGTTCCTGGCGCTGCGGGACGCCGACGCGCTCGGCGGCGATCCCGTCGCCGCGTTCACCGGCTCGGTCCGCGCCTGCGCGGCCGCGTTCGCCGAGGAAGGCGCGCTGGACCGGGTCGTCGACTACCCCCTGGGCAAGCTCACCGGACGGCGGGCGCTGGCCGTGCGCACGACGGACAGCACCGTGCACACCTGGGACCTCGCCCGCGCCCTCGGCGCCGACGAGACCCTCGACCCGGGCCTGGTCGCGTGGATCGACGAGGACCACGACGCCATTTTCGGAGGTCTGGCCCTGGGACCGCGGTTCTTCGCCGGGCCGCCGCCCGCGGCGCCCGGCGCGTCCCGCCAGGACCGGCTGCTCACCCGGTTCGGCCGCGATCCTCGCCCAGCCGGCTGA
- a CDS encoding group II truncated hemoglobin produces the protein MRPTLYEFAGGEPAFRALAAAHHERCLADPELNHPFSHPGQHPQHVDRLAWYWAEVMGGPPRFSAECSDHSAMLRMHAGNGDMSDLGRRFVACFVQAADDAGLPADPEFRAALRSYMEWAVAEVLTYPGPPGEVPAGLAVPRWSWNGLQPV, from the coding sequence ATGCGTCCGACGCTGTACGAATTCGCCGGCGGCGAACCCGCGTTCCGCGCGCTGGCCGCCGCCCACCACGAGCGCTGCCTGGCCGACCCGGAGCTGAACCACCCGTTCTCGCACCCCGGGCAGCACCCGCAGCACGTCGACCGGCTGGCCTGGTACTGGGCCGAGGTCATGGGCGGGCCGCCGCGGTTCTCCGCGGAGTGCAGCGACCACTCGGCGATGCTCCGGATGCACGCCGGCAACGGCGACATGAGCGACCTCGGGCGCCGGTTCGTGGCCTGCTTCGTCCAGGCCGCCGACGACGCCGGGCTGCCCGCCGATCCGGAGTTCCGCGCCGCCCTGCGGTCCTACATGGAGTGGGCGGTGGCCGAAGTCCTGACCTACCCGGGCCCGCCCGGCGAGGTACCCGCCGGGCTCGCCGTGCCGCGCTGGTCCTGGAACGGGTTGCAGCCGGTGTAA
- a CDS encoding NAD(P)/FAD-dependent oxidoreductase, producing MSENNSFDVLVVGGGAAGLSAALMLGRARRRVAVVDSGAPRNAPAEHMHGFLSRDGLPPSELLRIGREELRGYGVELFEDRVTRLDHGFAARLAGGRQLTARRVLFATGIHDDLPDVPGLRESWGTDAVTCPYCHGYEVRDQPLGVLGTQPESVEHALLVRQWSPDVVYFAHTTEVSEEDRKRLDARGVRVVDGVVTAVRRERGRLTGVELGARFVPRTALFLRSRTVPHDQLLRDLGYAEGEVDPSGKTSLPGVWAAGNVVDARATVIVAAAQGAAAAAALNHDLVTEDVRRAVDALGGFSPAAERAAAGAR from the coding sequence ATGAGCGAAAACAACAGCTTCGACGTACTGGTGGTGGGTGGCGGCGCCGCGGGACTCAGCGCCGCCCTGATGCTCGGCCGGGCGCGGCGGCGCGTCGCGGTCGTCGACTCCGGTGCCCCGCGCAACGCGCCGGCGGAGCACATGCACGGTTTCCTCTCCCGCGACGGGCTGCCGCCGTCCGAACTGCTCCGGATCGGCCGTGAAGAACTGCGCGGCTACGGCGTGGAGCTTTTCGAAGACCGCGTGACCCGCCTCGACCACGGCTTCGCCGCCCGCCTGGCCGGCGGCCGGCAGCTGACCGCGCGGCGCGTGCTGTTCGCGACCGGCATCCACGACGACCTGCCGGACGTCCCGGGCCTGCGGGAAAGCTGGGGCACCGACGCGGTGACCTGCCCCTACTGCCACGGCTACGAAGTGCGCGACCAGCCCCTCGGTGTCCTCGGCACCCAGCCCGAAAGCGTCGAGCACGCGCTGCTCGTCCGCCAGTGGTCGCCGGACGTCGTGTACTTCGCGCACACCACGGAAGTGTCCGAAGAGGACCGGAAACGGCTCGACGCGCGCGGCGTCCGCGTCGTCGACGGCGTGGTGACCGCTGTCCGGCGCGAACGCGGCCGCCTCACCGGCGTCGAGCTCGGGGCCCGGTTCGTGCCGCGGACGGCACTGTTCCTGCGCAGCCGGACCGTCCCGCACGACCAGCTGCTGCGCGACCTCGGCTACGCCGAAGGCGAGGTCGACCCGTCCGGGAAGACCAGCCTGCCCGGCGTGTGGGCCGCCGGGAACGTCGTCGACGCGCGGGCGACCGTGATCGTCGCCGCGGCCCAGGGCGCGGCCGCCGCCGCGGCGCTGAACCACGACCTGGTCACCGAGGACGTCCGGCGGGCGGTCGACGCGCTCGGCGGCTTCTCCCCCGCCGCGGAACGCGCGGCCGCCGGCGCGCGCTGA
- a CDS encoding XRE family transcriptional regulator, with the protein MTDAITQALAEVGPRLKRVRTQRRVTLADLSAATGISKSTLSRLESGQRKPSLELLLPIAQAHQVPLDELVGAPEVGDPRVRLTARRIPRHNGATMTVLPLTRQPGAPQAFKMILEPETGEPDPQVHEGYEWLYVLSGRLRLILADRDMTLGPGEAAEFDTRLPHWFGAVGGRPAEILSLFGKQGERLHLRAKSR; encoded by the coding sequence ATGACGGACGCGATCACCCAGGCCCTGGCCGAGGTCGGCCCCCGGCTCAAGCGGGTCCGCACGCAGCGGCGGGTCACCCTGGCCGACCTGTCGGCGGCGACGGGCATTTCCAAGAGCACGCTGTCGCGGCTGGAGTCCGGCCAGCGCAAGCCGAGCCTGGAACTGCTGCTGCCGATCGCCCAGGCCCACCAGGTGCCGCTGGACGAACTGGTGGGCGCACCCGAGGTCGGCGACCCCCGGGTCCGCCTGACCGCACGCCGGATCCCGCGGCACAACGGCGCGACGATGACGGTGCTGCCGCTGACCCGGCAGCCGGGTGCGCCGCAGGCGTTCAAGATGATCCTGGAGCCGGAGACGGGCGAACCCGATCCCCAGGTCCACGAGGGGTACGAGTGGCTGTACGTGCTGTCGGGCCGGCTGCGCCTGATCCTGGCCGACCGCGACATGACGCTGGGCCCTGGCGAGGCGGCGGAGTTCGACACCCGCCTCCCGCACTGGTTCGGCGCGGTCGGCGGCCGCCCGGCGGAGATCCTCAGCCTGTTCGGCAAGCAGGGGGAGCGGCTGCACCTGCGGGCGAAGTCGCGTTAG
- a CDS encoding GNAT family N-acetyltransferase, producing the protein MSTIAEATAADAEGVAAVFAPYVTDSVVTFETTPPTAEQWRAKIRESAWPFLVLAEAGEVLGYALAAPWRPKPAYRYSVETTIYLAPRAAGRGHGRRLLDELLKRCEDAGARQAIAVIVDSGNPASRSLHRAAGFTDAGVLRRVGFKHDRWLDTLLMQRELG; encoded by the coding sequence ATGTCCACTATAGCGGAAGCGACGGCCGCCGACGCCGAAGGCGTTGCCGCCGTCTTCGCGCCGTACGTCACCGATTCCGTCGTCACGTTCGAAACCACACCGCCGACCGCGGAGCAGTGGCGCGCGAAGATCCGCGAAAGCGCGTGGCCCTTCCTCGTGCTCGCCGAGGCGGGCGAGGTCCTCGGCTACGCGCTGGCCGCGCCGTGGCGCCCGAAGCCGGCGTACCGGTACTCGGTGGAGACGACGATCTACCTCGCGCCGCGGGCCGCCGGCCGGGGCCACGGCCGGCGGCTGCTCGACGAACTGCTGAAGCGGTGCGAAGACGCCGGGGCCCGGCAGGCGATCGCGGTCATCGTCGACTCCGGCAACCCGGCGTCGCGGAGCCTGCACCGCGCGGCCGGCTTCACCGACGCGGGCGTGCTGCGCCGCGTCGGCTTCAAGCACGACCGCTGGCTCGACACCCTGCTGATGCAGCGCGAACTGGGCTAA
- a CDS encoding XRE family transcriptional regulator, producing MIDPVSLGRHLHDLRAARGLALSALAGQAGVSVSMLSAIERGEKTPTVVVLSRIADGLGLSLSRLLADLETGRVIVRRAAEQDHVTEPGGWHRTVLTPVVPGVNFEWIRTTLPPGCDAGAFPAYAPGSHEFVAVESGELRLGVGEEEYVLAAGDSVYFPADVGHSYANRAGKPCVYHVAALIMRSRSAG from the coding sequence ATGATCGATCCGGTGTCACTCGGCCGCCACCTGCACGACCTGCGGGCGGCCCGCGGACTGGCGCTGAGTGCCCTGGCCGGGCAGGCGGGCGTCAGCGTCAGCATGCTGTCGGCCATCGAGCGCGGCGAGAAGACGCCGACGGTCGTGGTGCTGTCCCGGATCGCCGACGGTCTCGGGCTGTCCCTGTCCCGGCTGCTCGCCGACCTCGAAACCGGCCGCGTCATCGTCCGCCGCGCCGCGGAGCAGGACCACGTCACCGAACCGGGCGGCTGGCACCGCACAGTCCTGACGCCGGTCGTCCCGGGCGTCAACTTCGAGTGGATCCGCACCACCCTCCCGCCGGGCTGCGACGCGGGCGCTTTCCCGGCGTACGCCCCGGGTTCCCACGAGTTCGTCGCCGTCGAGTCGGGTGAGCTGCGCCTGGGTGTCGGCGAAGAGGAGTACGTCCTGGCGGCGGGTGATTCGGTGTACTTTCCCGCCGACGTCGGGCATTCCTACGCGAACCGTGCCGGAAAGCCGTGCGTGTACCACGTTGCGGCGTTGATCATGCGGTCCCGTTCGGCGGGATGA
- a CDS encoding TetR-like C-terminal domain-containing protein → MPPAAVALALRIWGHLHGLVSLEVLGHLRAQITNPAKLYHNEIARLISSLGLIPPNGTA, encoded by the coding sequence CTGCCACCGGCCGCGGTTGCGCTCGCCCTCCGGATCTGGGGCCACCTGCACGGGCTGGTCTCCCTCGAGGTGCTCGGCCACCTGCGCGCCCAGATCACCAACCCGGCCAAGCTGTACCACAACGAGATCGCACGGCTGATCTCGTCGCTCGGGCTCATCCCGCCGAACGGGACCGCATGA